From one Lycium ferocissimum isolate CSIRO_LF1 chromosome 5, AGI_CSIRO_Lferr_CH_V1, whole genome shotgun sequence genomic stretch:
- the LOC132056307 gene encoding uncharacterized protein LOC132056307, which translates to MKFITVMFLLFTVVYFPFTVRSDEIIPLLLPSDQVNQDICPTTTTTSSQTNSCTVNCFRPDPVCGVNGVTYWCGCPDAQCAGVRVVKSGICEVGNGGSAPLTGQALLLVHIVWLVLLGFVGLFGLL; encoded by the coding sequence aTGAAATTTATTACCGTCATGTTCTTGCTTTTTACCGTCGTTTATTTCCCTTTTACCGTCCGTTCAGATGAAATCATTCCGTTACTTTTACCGTCCGATCAAGTTAACCAAGACATTTGCCCTACCACAACAACGACGTCGTCTCAAACGAATTCCTGCACCGTTAACTGCTTCCGACCCGACCCGGTTTGTGGAGTTAACGGCGTTACGTACTGGTGTGGTTGCCCAGACGCACAATGTGCTGGTGTGCGTGTTGTGAAATCAGGGATATGTGAAGTGGGTAACGGAGGTTCTGCTCCCCTTACGGGTCAAGCGTTATTGTTGGTTCATATTGTTTGGCTTGTGTTACTTGgttttgttggattgtttggcCTTTTATGA